From a region of the Tiliqua scincoides isolate rTilSci1 chromosome 4, rTilSci1.hap2, whole genome shotgun sequence genome:
- the GPR20 gene encoding G-protein coupled receptor 20, which translates to MESSRILSNSTVSSNYSRLFNKFIHLDGELSRPFKTLWIVLVAVNVIIFLVGVVLNSLALYVFCFCTKTKTTSVIYTINLIITDLLVGFSLPIRIIVHYIAEDCDRCALVHIFTYFVNMYCSILFLTCICIDRYLAIVQVEASRKWRNPNYAKGICAFIWVFATVVTFSILTMAMYFSECCVAQILPLMVCEYFFPLLIITFFTTRIMCALSKPTLMHQSRERRMRAVQLLITVLIIFMICFTPFHVRQLAISINPDMPNDVSVIVYHVTVTLSSLNSCMDPIVYCFVTNNFQSTMKNIFRKSEPEQTSGDIISVNKGSGSNAIIAFSNAIASPLGLPSPNSTASS; encoded by the coding sequence ATGGAGTCCTCCAGGATCCTTAGCAACTCGACAGTGTCATCCAATTACAGCCGTCTATTTAACAAATTTATCCACTTGGATGGAGAACTGTCACGGCCATTTAAGACTCTGTGGATAGTACTGGTAGCGGTCAATGTCATCATCTTCCTGGTGGGGGTGGTGTTGAACTCTTTAGCGCTCTATGTCTTTTGCTTCTGTACAAAGACAAAAACCACCTCAGTCATCTACACAATCAATCTGATCATCACGGATTTGCTGGTGGGCTTTTCCTTGCCGATCCGGATAATCGTTCACTACATCGCCGAGGACTGCGATCGCTGTGCACTTGTCCACATCTTCACGTACTTTGTCAATATGTATTGCAGCATCCTCTTCCTCACCTGCATCTGCATTGACCGGTACTTGGCCATTGTCCAGGTGGAAGCCTCCCGCAAATGGAGGAACCCTAACTATGCCAAGGGCATCTGTGCCTTCATCTGGGTTTTTGCCACGGTGGTCACCTTCTCTATCCTCACAATGGCCATGTACTTCTCTGAATGTTGTGTTGCCCAGATATTGCCCTTGATGGTCTGCGAGTACTTCTTCCCCCTTCTCATCATCACATTCTTCACCACCAGGATCATGTGTGCCCTCTCCAAGCCAACGCTCATGCACCAGAGCCGTGAGAGGCGGATGCGGGCCGTGCAACTTCTCATCACCGTCCTCATCATCTTCATGATTTGCTTCACCCCCTTCCATGTGCGTCAACTGGCCATTTCCATTAATCCGGACATGCCCAATGACGTCAGTGTGATTGTTTATCATGTGACTGTCACCTTGAGCAGCCTCAACAGTTGCATGGACCCCATTGTCTACTGCTTTGTCACCAACAACTTCCAGTCAACCATGAAAAATATCTTCAGGAAGTCCGAACCTGAGCAAACCAGTGGAGACATCATCAGTGTGAACAAGGGCTCAGGTTCAAATGCCATCATAGCCTTCTCAAATGCAATAGCAAGTCCTTTGGGGTTGCCTTCACCTAACAGTACGGCAAGTTCCTAG